The genomic DNA TGGAGAACCCCAGACAGCTAcaatgcagtgcttacaagctggacatcagcagtggtcggtctccatggcaacaaactgtaaacaaaagtgttaatatctcaagaacagctGCACATTCTAACAAGCAAtacattgcaaaagtgcttgtattTAGACGCTCGACCAGACAATATCCATAGAAGAGGGGAATATAACCACTACAATACATACAATAACTACAGATTGCAGTGAGGAATCGATTCACAGGCTCCGGGCCAAAGGCCACATCATAAGATTATATGGACTCATTATTGTCACCAATTAATCTCAATCTTTTCTTAATTTGTGAGATTAAGTGGAATACAAGTGTGAATATTACGTGAGGTCCGGCACCCTGAAAGATCTGGGGCAAAAGTCGAATGTAAATAGTGCACTGGTTAGCGGCCATGGGCTCAAGCTGCACAGATCTTATTCAGGTGCCCTAAACATAGGTGATCTggactggaaaatccctttaaagagaatctgtcagtttTTGCTATCTAATTTGAGAGCATCATAATATAGGGCACaaaagcctgattccagggatgtgtcacttactaggctgggtGCTGTAGTTTCATTACAATTATTGTTttctcagtaggagattatcactgcaggactgccTAGTACATAGGATGCTGCCAATCATTGCTGTGGGCGGGGTAACAGATTAGCCGGTCTGCCTGCCATGAGACACCTAGTCAAGAAGTGATAATTTCCTActcataaaacactgattgtaatgaaactcctatatacattatcagaaagctgccagtcagagGTGGGGTTACACAGAATAGGTAGGCTGCCTGCCACAAggcacctagtcctgcagtgataatttgAATTTCCTACTGATAAATCAATGATTGTATTGAAACTCCTATATACATTGTCAGCaagttgctaatcagtggtggggatggggttacacagattagctggtttGCCTGCCACGAgatacctagtcctgcagtgataatttcctactgataaaacattgattgtattgaaactcctatatacattatcagcaagctgccaattagtggtggggatagggttacacagattagctggtctGCCTGCCATGAGACACCTAGTCAAGAAATGATAATTTCctactgataaaacattgattgtattgaaactcCTATATACATTGgcagcaagctgctaatcagtggtggggtgggGTTAAACAGATTAGCTGATCTGCCTGCCACAAGACacttagtcctgcagtgataatttcctactgataaaacattgattgtattgaaACGCCTATatacattgtcagcaagctgccagtcagtggtgggggcagggttacacagattagctggtctGTCTGCCAAGaaacacctagtcctgcagtgataatttcCTATTGATAACGCAATGATTGCATTGAAACTACGGCACTGAGCCTAGTAAGTGGCGCATTCCTGGAATCAGGCTTTCATGCCCTATATTATGATGCTGTCagaataaatagcaaaaacctaccaacagattccctttaaaggggttttccactactgatGATAACCTAACTGAATAGAATCTGTGCAGCTCGAGGCAATGGGCACTAACCAGTACACATCTATagtagagaaaacagggattctatcaaaactgcactaagcagcccagtaagtgacacatcgatggaatcagggtctctgcccctgcatcatgctgctctcatattataTGTGAGGCTGTGGTAACATCTCTCAAGAAATATCGGAGCAGCAAAAGGAGTCACTGTGATTCTTTATACACTATTGGCGTAGGCTCACATACTACCATCATTTTAGCTAATCTGTTCCTATGTCAAAGCATAAAAACGGAAATGAAAAAACGCAGACGTGAACAGAGCTTAAGTTAGTCAGAGGGCGAGAATGTGATGCTGAGTGCTCAGCTTCTGTACAGCGCCTCCGCaggagaaatgaagtattacacagtTCTTATTAAAATGGACTGGAATGTACTGGGTACTCAAGGAGAGAAACTCTTCATAACCACTCTCGGTCCAACCTAGAAAATTCCAGTAAGGACTAAAGTACCTAACGCGcaggatttcagtgatgtgtcacttactgggctgtttgctacaATTCTGATACAATCCCAGTTTTCTCTGTAGTATTCTGAAGCCCTCAGCActgattgacagaaagctgctaatcagtggtggggttataGTTGGACTAGGAAGTAAAGGACACCTAGtactttagtgataatctcctgctaataaaacactgattttattgaaacactaagtgacacattactggattcCCTAGCACAGCACAGCTCTGTACATTGTGTCCTATACAACTGAGCTGCTATAACTTCTTAGGTcatttttgttttgttatttttaaaaAAGTATGTAAAAAGATTGTTTTCACCTGACAAAGGAGCGTTTTGTTTTTTCATCTGATAAAACTGCCTTTCACCCTACGAACAAGCAAAACACTTGTTCGTTGGGTGAAACGATCCAAAagatcattgttctcggcagcacattgtgtTATGTAAACAGATTTAGACTGCAAGAATATTAGGAAAAGAGCGAGGGATAGCAGTCAGCCAATCAGCTGTACAATGGACTGCTATCGATTGCATACTTGTGTATGGGGAAGGGGGTGTCATGACATTTGAATGCATATTGGAAAATTAAAGGGGTTTCCCAGACTAATGAAATTGATGACTTATCCTCAGAATAGGTAAAAGATACAAGATCATTGGAAGTCTGACACTCAGgatccccaccaatcagctgttattcAGGAGAACATGAGCTGAACTGCAGTACCCAGCATGGCCACTACACCGACAACTGGCAGTGTTGCGCCATTCCATAAGCTGTTTACATCTGGATGCAAGAGCAGTGGCTGCGCTCTCCTTTCCTGTGGATATAGGCGATTTGTCCAACGGTGAGACATGATATATACGATTCCAGGAGAGACAATGACAACACAGCTGGAACAGCACTGGCACCGGATGGAGAAAACCTGCCAATTAAGAAGggcttgtctgagtagtggactatccctttaaatacatgtatttggagctaaaaatcatttttacaattCTTATTACAAATTTTGCTCTGTTTGCCTCTTACAGGCTCTTTGTTTTTCTACACATTAAACTCTGATGAGGTGCGTGCTCATAAATCAGCCAAAAGGGGCTCAGAACAAGACACTTTCAGAAGGAgttcactgatagattctcagttaactcactctgcagccagcaatagacagggaAGCACTGAGGTTTTAAAAGATTGAGGGTGCTACATTTTtcctgaaaaaaaatatttatagtcCCAATTACATGCacttatgtaataataataataataataataataataataataattaataataataattgtctcCAAGAGAACAAATAAGCCAATGAATAAATTATAGGAAAAAAACTGCACTTTTTCATGCTGTTTTCAGTCTAAAAAAATGTTTatcccatttgttttttttttagtcattGCATTGAGTGGATTTTTCAGGATTTCCCTTTAGAATtctgaaaaaatgaaaataaaagaaCCGTGTGAAGCAAAGAAGGAAGATTGTGAGCAGCGTCTTCTGACCGCTGCGTTATGTGCGAGTGTCTATGTAAGTCCATCTCTTGttattatattgttgtgtgtaTTGTGTTGTATTATTATACTGTGCGCTGTGTAATGCTGTGTTCTCATATGTTCTGTTGTATTGTGTTATCTTGTCATATTATAATGGGATATTTTACGCTCTGTTATATTTAGTGCTGTTGTATTCTGCTGCATAGTACATTATCTTGTGTTGTATTATTAGGTTGTAATATATTGTGTTGCTATATCAGCTTCTGTTTTATTATGTTATATATTATGTTGTGTTCTGTTGTTATCTTGTGTTGTATTAGCATGTTGTCTTACGTTGTATTATTTTCATGTTAGATTATTTTGTGTTAGTTTTTGCTTTGTTGTATTATGTTCTGTTGTATTATGATGTTTTTATGTTGTATTATCAAGCTATATTATGGTATGTTGTGTATTTTACGTTGTATTATGTATTCTATGTTGTAGTGTGCTATTATTGTGTTATTCTATCCTTTGTTGTAGTATTGTTATGTTTTGTGTTATTGTATCTTTTGTTGCAGTATTAGGCTATTATTTTCTTATATTGCGTTTTTGTGTAGTATTATGTTATTATTTTGCCCTTTGTTGTTATATTGTTATTATTTTGTGTTATTGTACCTCTTGTTGTAATATTGCTATTATTTTGTCTTATATTGCCCTTTGTTGTAGTATTATGTTGTTATTTTGCCCTTTTCTGtagtattattttatattttgtgttATTGTACCCCTTGGTTCTGGTATTGTTATTATTTTGTGTTATTTTACCCCTTGGTTGTAGTATTATGTTATTATTTAGTGTTATTTTGCCCTTTGGTGTAGTATTAGGTTATTATTTAGTGTTATTTTGCCCTTTGGTGTAGCATTATGTTATTATTTAGTGTTGTTTTGCCCTTTGGTGTAGCATTAGGTTATTATTTAGTGTTATTTTGCCTTTTGGTGTAgtattatgttattattttgtGTTATTTTTCCCTTTGGTGTAGTATTATGTTATTATTTAGTGTTATTTTGCCCTTTGGTGTAGTATTAGGTTATTATTTAGTGTTATTTTGCCCTTTGGTGTAGTATTAGGTTATTATTTAGTGTTATTTTGCCCTTTGGTGTAGTATTAGGTTATTATTTAGTGTTATTTTGCCCTTTGGTGTAGCATTATGTTATTATTTAGTGTTATTTTGCCCTTTGGTGTAGTATTATGTTATTATTTAGTGTTGTTTTGCCCTTTGGTGTAgtattatgttattattttgtGTTATTTTTCCCTTTGGTGTAGTATTATGTTATTATTTAGTGTTATTTTGCCCTTTGGTGTAGTATTAGGTTATTATTTAGTGTTATTTTGCCCTTTGGTGTAGTATTATGTTATTATTTAGTGTTGTTTTGCCCTTTGGTGTAgtattatgttattattttgtGTTATTTTTCCCTTTGGTGTAGTATTATGTTATTATTTAGTGTTATTTTGCCCTTTGGTGTAGTATTAGGTTATTATTTAGTGTTATTTTGCCCTTTGGTGTAGCATTATGTTATTATTTAGTGTTGTTTTGCCCTTTGGTGTAGCATTAGGTTATTATTTAGTGTTATTTTGCCTTTTGGTGTAgtattatgttattattttgtGTTATTTTTCCCTTTGGTGTAGTATTATGTTATTATTTAGTGTTATTTTGCCCTTTGGTGTAGTATTAGGTTATTATTTAGTGTTATTTTGCCCTTTGGTGTAGCATTATGTTATTATTTAGTGTTGTTTTGCCCTTTGGTGTAGCATTAGGTTATTATTTAGTGTTATTTTGCCTTTTGGTGTAgtattatgttattattttgtGTTATTTTTCCCTTTGGTGTAGTATTATGTTATTATTTAGTGTTATTTTGCCCTTTGGTGTAGTATTAGGTTATTATTTAGTGTTATTTTGCCCTTTGGTGTAGTATTATGTTATATTTAGTGTTATTTTGCCCTTTGGTGTAGTATTATGTTATTATTTAGTGTTATTTTGCCCTTTGGTGTAGTATTATGTTATTATTTTGCCTTTTGGTGTAGTATTATGTTACATTTTGTGTTATTTTGCCCTTTGGTGTAGTATTATGTTATTATTTTGCCCTTTGGTGTAGTATTATGTTATTATTTAGTGTTATTTTGCCCTTTGGTGTAGTATTAAGTTATTATGTTATGTTATTTTGCCCTTTGGTGTAgtattatgttattattttgtGTTATTTTGACCTTTGGTGTAGTATTATGTTATTATTTAGTGTTATTTTGCCCTTTGGTGTAgtattatgttattattttgtGTTATTTTGCCCTTTGGTGTAGTATTATGTTATTATTTAGTGTTATTTTGCCCTTTGGTGTAgtattatgttattattttgtGTTATTTTGCCCTTTGGTGTAGTATTATAATATTATTTAGTGTTATTTTGCCCTTTGGTGTAGTATTATGTTATTACTTTGTGTTATTTTGCCCTTTGGTGTAGTATTATGTTATTATTTAGTGTTGTTTTGCCCTTTGGTGtagtattatgttaatattttgtaTTATTTTGCCCTTTGGTGTAGCATTATGTTATTATTTAGTGTTATTTTGCCCTTTGGTGTAgtattatgttattattttgtGTTATTTTGCCCTTTGTTGTAGTATTGTTATTATTTTGTGTTATTTTGCCCTTTGGTGTAGCATTATGTTATTATTTAGTGTTATTTTGCCTTTTGGTGCAgtattatgttattattttgtGTTATTTTTCCCTTTGGTGTAGTATTATGTTATTATTTAGTGTTATTTTGCCCTTTGGTGTAGTATTAGGTTATTATTTAGTGTTATTTTGCCCTTTGGTGTAGCATTATGTTATTATTTAGTGTTATTTTGCCCTTTGGTGTAGTATTATGTTATTATTTAGTGTTGTTTTGCCCTTTGGTGTAGCATTAGGTTATTATTTAGTGTTATTTTGCCTTTTGGTGTAgtattatgttattattttgtGTTATTTTTCCCTTTGGTGTAGTATTATGTTATTATTTAGTGTTATTTTGCCCTTTGGTGTAGTATTAGGTTATTATTTAGTGTTATTTTGCCCTTTGGTGTAGCATTATGTTATTATTTAGTGTTATTTTGCCCTTTGGTGTAGTATTATGTTATTATTTAGTGTTGTTTTGCCCTTTGGTGTAGCATTAGGTTATTATTTAGTGTTATTTTGCCTTTTGGTGTAgtattatgttattattttgtGTTATTTTTCCCTTTGGTGTAGTATTATGTTATTATTTAGTGTTATTTTGCCCTTTGGTGTAGTATTATGTTATTATTTAGTGTTATTTTGCCCTTTGTTGTAgtattatgttattattttgtGTTATTTCGCCCTTTGGTGTAGCATTATGTTATTATTTACTGTTATTTCGCCCTTTGGTGTAGCATTATGTTATTATTTTGTGTTATTTCGCCCTTTGGTGTAGCATTATGTTATTATTTAGTGTTATTTTGCCCTTTGGTGTAGTATTATGTTATTATTTAGTGTTATTTTGCCCTTTGTTGTAgtattatgttattattttgtGTTATTTCGCCCTTTGGTGTAGCATTATGTAATTATTTAGTGTTATTGCACCCTTCCTCTTAGTATTATGTTATTATTTAGTGTTATTTTGCCCTTTGTTGTAgtattatgttattattttgtGTTATTTCGCCCTTTGGTGTAGCATTATGTTATTATTTACTGTTATTTCGCCCTTTGGTGTAGCATTATGTTATTATTTTGTGTTATTTTGCCCTTTGGTGTAGTATTATGTTATTATTTAGTGTTATTTTGCCCTTTGTTGTAgtattatgttattattttgtGTTATTTCGCCCTTTGGTGTAGTATTATGTAATTATTTAGTGTTATTGCACCCTTCCTCTTAGTATTATGTTATATTCTGCTGTGGTGTGAGCCCTGGGCACAGCTCTGAGCCCGTCCATCCTCCCTCGGCCCCTCCTCTACACATTCCTGTCAGTGTGGAGCCGGTGGGAGTCTCTCCTGTACACGCAGCTTCTCCCCACGTGACGGTGACGCGTTTCCCGGGGATGGAGGCTGCCGAGCAGTGAGAGGAGCCGGAGCCTCCGGTGCCGCTATGCTGAGGAGATagccccgtcttctcgctccgtgtcCGCTATCTCACGGCCTCCAGATGCTGCCCCCGACCCTCAGACCGATCCGTTCTGCGCCCGTGTCCCGTCCCCGCGGGCACAGCGCCCTGCTGCCCTCCATGCTGATGTTCGGGGTGATCGTGGCATCCAGTGGGCTGCTGCTGATGATCGAGCGGGGGATCCTGGCTGAGGTGAAGACCCCTCCTCCCCGCGGGGACGTGGCATGGCGGAGCGCCAGCCTGGAGCCGGAGGAGCAGCGGATCCTGCGGGAGATCCGGAACCGGACGCTGCGCCGGGTGTGCGGGCAGGAGCGGGCGCGGAGCGTGTGGGCGCTGCCCCCGGCTCCGCGGAGGACGCTGCTCCGACACATCATCGTCAATGACAAGTACAAGCTGCTGTACTGCTACGTGCCCAAGGTGGCCTGCTCCAACTGGAAGCGTGTGCTGAAGGTGCTGGACGGGCGGCTGGGCAGCGTGGACGTCCGGCTGAAGATGGACCACCGCAACGACCTGGTGTTCCTGGCCGACCTGTCCGCGGAGCAGATCCGCCACCGCCTGCAGCACTACTACAAGGTCCTGTTCGTGCGGGAGCCCCTGGAGCGCCTGCTGTCCGCCTACAGGAACAAGTTCGGGGAGATCAAGGAGTATCAGCAGCGGTACGGCCAGGAGATCGTGCGCAGGTACCGCCAGCCCGAGGCCGCCGCCGCATCCAAGGGGGATGACGTCACCTTCCCCGAGTTCCTGCAGTATCTGCTGGACGAGGATGAGGAGAAGATGAACGAGCACTGGATGCCCATCTACCAGCTGTGCCAGCCCTGCGCCGTGCCATACGACTTCATAGGCACCTACGAGCGGCTGCGGGAGGACGCCAACCGGGTGCTGGACGCCATCAACGCCCCCGGCTACATCCAATTCCCCGAGAGACAGGCCTGGTACAAGCCGGTCACCAAAGAGACCCTCCATTACTTCCTATGCAACACCCCGCAGGGGCTCATCCGGCAGCTGCTGCCCAAGTACATCATGGACTACTCCTTGTTTGCCTATTCCCTGCCCAAtatcaccactgagtactgcaggcAGTGACATGCAGGCAGCAGGGGCCCACTCCATGCAGGCAGTGACACATGCAGGGGCACACTCCATGCAGGCAGTGACATGCAGGCAGCAGGGGCCCACTCCATGCAGGCAGTGACATGCAGGTAGCAGGGGCCCACTCCATGCAGGCAAAGACATATGCAAGCAGCAGGGGCCCACTCCATGCAGGCAGTGACATGCAGGCAGCACGGGCCCACACCATGCAGGCAGTGACATGCAGGCAGCAGGGGCCCACACCATGCAGGCAGTGACATGCAGGCAGCAGGGGCCCACTCCATGCAGGCAGTGATAGGTACAGGCAGCAGGGGCCCACTCCATGCAGGCAGGGACACATGCAGGCAGCAGGGGCCCACTCCATGCAGGCAGTGACATGCAGGCAGCACGGGCCCACTCCATGCAGGCAGTGATATGCAGGCAGCAGGGGCCCACACCATGCAGGCAGTGACATGCAGGCAGCAGGGGCCCACTCCATGCAGGCAGGGACATGCAGGTAGCAGGGGCCCACTCCATGCAGGCAGTGACATGCAGGCAGCAGGGGCCCACTCCATGCAGGCAAAGACATATGCAAGCAGCAGGGGCCCACACCATGCAGGCAGGGACACATGCAGGGGCACACTCCATGCAGGCAGTGACATGCAGGCAGCAGGGGCCCACTCCATGCAGGCAGTGACATGCAGGCAGCAGGGGCCCACTCCATGCAGGCAGTGACATGCAGGCAGCAGGGGCCCACTCCATGCAGGCAAAGACATATGCAAGCAGCAGGGGCCCACACCATGCAGGCAGGGACACATGCAGGGGCACACTCCATGCAGGCAGTGACATGCAGGCAGCAGGGGCCCACTCCATGCAGGCAGTGACATGCAGGCAGCAGGGGCCCACTCCATGCAGGCAATGACATGCAGGCAGCAGGGGCCCACTCCATGCAGGCAAAGACATATGCAAGCAGCAGGGGCCCACTCCATGCAGGCAGTGACATGCAGGCAGCAGGGGCCCACTCCATGCAGGCAGTGACATGCAGGTAGCAGGGGCCCACTCCATGCAGGCAAAGACATATGCAAGCAGCAGGGGCCCACTCCATGCAGGCAGGGACACATGCAGGGGCACACTCCATGCAGGCAGTGACATGCAGGCAGCAGGGGCCCACACCATGCAGGCAGGGACACATGCAGGGGCACACTCCATGC from Anomaloglossus baeobatrachus isolate aAnoBae1 chromosome 12, aAnoBae1.hap1, whole genome shotgun sequence includes the following:
- the CHST14 gene encoding carbohydrate sulfotransferase 14; the encoded protein is MLPPTLRPIRSAPVSRPRGHSALLPSMLMFGVIVASSGLLLMIERGILAEVKTPPPRGDVAWRSASLEPEEQRILREIRNRTLRRVCGQERARSVWALPPAPRRTLLRHIIVNDKYKLLYCYVPKVACSNWKRVLKVLDGRLGSVDVRLKMDHRNDLVFLADLSAEQIRHRLQHYYKVLFVREPLERLLSAYRNKFGEIKEYQQRYGQEIVRRYRQPEAAAASKGDDVTFPEFLQYLLDEDEEKMNEHWMPIYQLCQPCAVPYDFIGTYERLREDANRVLDAINAPGYIQFPERQAWYKPVTKETLHYFLCNTPQGLIRQLLPKYIMDYSLFAYSLPNITTEYCRQ